One window of Nymphaea colorata isolate Beijing-Zhang1983 chromosome 1, ASM883128v2, whole genome shotgun sequence genomic DNA carries:
- the LOC116260685 gene encoding 50S ribosomal protein L13, chloroplastic, with translation MAVVVPWRASSASSSSSSGPLLRPSPAGSTPLASPFLGSSHRRVSLVHSVRKAPSLTVARPFQVRCQEAVIPKEQRWMFEPSEIDGPDIWNKTWYPKAADHENTKKTWYIVDATDKILGRLASTIAIHIRGKNLATYTPSVDMGAYVIVVNAEKIAVSGKKRTQKLYRRHSGRPGGMKVETFDQLQKRIPERIIEHAVRGMLPKGRLGRTLFTHLKVYKGPDHPHQAQMPIDLPIRDRRVQVEK, from the exons ATGGCGGTGGTCGTCCCCTGGCGCGCCTCCTCtgcttcatcttcctcctcttcaGGCCCGTTGTTGAGGCCATCACCTGCTGGCAGCACTCCTCTTGCATCTCCGTTCTTGGGCTCTTCCCACAGAAGGGTCTCATTGGTGCATTCCGTCAGGAAGGCTCCCTCCTTGACGGTCGCGAGACCGTTCCAGGTTCGGTGCCAAGAGGCCGTGATTCCCAAAGAACAGAGGTGGATGTTCGAGCCCTCCGAGATTGACGGCCCC GATATTTGGAACAAAACGTGGTACCCAAAGGCCGCAGACCATgaaaatacaaagaaaacatGGTACATAGTTGATGCAACTGACAAGATTTTGGGGAGATTGGCTTCGACCATTGCTATACATATTCGTGGAAAGAATTTGGCAACTTACACTCCAAGTGTGGACATGGGAGCGTACGTGATTGTG GTCAATGCAGAAAAGATTGCCGTTTCAGGCAAAAAAAGGACTCAGAAACTTTACAGGAGACACTCAGGGAGGCCAGGTGGAATGAAGGTGGAAACTTTTGATCAACTACAGAAGAGAATTCCCGAAAGAATAATTGAACATGCTGTACGAGGCATGCTGCCCAAAGGAAGA CTGGGCAGAACTCTTTTTACACATCTAAAGGTTTACAAGGGTCCAGATCATCCACATCAAGCACAGATGCCAATTGACCTGCCTATAAGGGACAGAAGAGTACAAGTTGAGAAATAG
- the LOC116265709 gene encoding MACPF domain-containing protein CAD1, which translates to MDGKPPSYTTVVNSIQALGRGFDVTSDIRLLYCKGVHGSRLVHIDEQHTRDLSFSPSLVVPDVSIDIDIDFCGGDTKRQSTSVYSFHEMAEYFNELADISGSNPLGSFNAMFNFTGSWQADAAATKSLAMDGLFISHFHVKLEKTDLVLREDVRRAVPQTWEPSSLASFIESFGTHVITSITIGGRDVVYVKQHHSSLLSPPEISNYIKEIGEQRFSDFEGQHSSGPLKSKDKVADQFNFNSQEVHPQPLGALNPSGKEDVTVIFRRRGGDDLVQSHTKWATTVTSAPDVINMTFLPISSLLGEVPGTKHLKRAIELYLEYKPPIEELQYFLEFQIPRVWAPIQNALPGPRKEPVCPSLQFSLMGAKLFVSSEQVSVGRKPVTGLRLCLEGSKQNRLSIHLQHLASLPKILQPHWDTHVAIGAPKWQGPEEQDSRWFEPVKWKNFSHVSTAPIEHTESCIGDLSGVHIVTGAQLGVWDFGAKSVLFLKLLFSRVPGCTIRRSVWDHNPRTACQRLVDASSSSSTSSTDLTRKVEDKKPEAASLQAGKFNKIVDLTEMTKGPQDVPGHWLVTGAKLGVDKGKIVLRVKYSLLNY; encoded by the exons ATGGACGGGAAGCCGCCGTCGTACACCACAGTTGTCAACTCCATACAGGCGCTCGGTCGGGGCTTCGATGTCACCTCCGACATACGCCTCCTCTACTGCAAGGGCGTCCATGGCTCTCGCCTCGTTCACATCGACGAGCAGCACACCCGGGATCTCTCCTTCTCCCCTTCCCTAGTCGTTCCCGACGTATCCATCGACATCGACATCGACTTCTGCGGTGGGGACACAAAGCGGCAGAGCACTAGCGTGTATTCCTTCCATGAG ATGGCAGAGTATTTCAACGAGCTGGCAGATATATCTGGCAGTAATCCTCTTGGTAGCTTCAATGCAATGTTCAACTTTACTGGTTCTTGGCAAGCAGATGCAGCTGCTACAAAATCCCTTGCCATGGACGGCTTAttcatttcacattttcatgtAAAGTTGGAGAAAACTGATTTGGTTTTGCGGGAAGATGTTAGACGTGCTGTTCCACAGACATGGGAACCATCATCCTTGGCAAG ttttaTCGAGAGCTTTGGtacacatgttattacatctatcACAATTGGTGGTAGAGATGTGGTCTATGTCAAACAGCATCATTCTTCTTTGCTGTCACCACCTGAAATAAGCaactatataaaagaaattggtGAACAGAGGTTTTCGGACTTTGAGGGTCAGCATAGCTCAGGTCCACTCAAATCCAAGGACAAG GTTGCAGATCAATTCAATTTCAATAGCCAAGAAGTACATCCTCAGCCTCTGGGTGCTCTAAACCCAAGTGGCAAAGAG GATGTTACAGTCATTTTCAGGCGGAGAGGAGGTGATGATCTTGTTCAAAGTCATACGAAATGGGCAACGACTGTAACTTCTGCACCTGATGTCATCAACATGACCTTCTTGCCTATTTCCTCCCTGCTTGGTGAAGTACCGGGAACAAAGCACCTTAAACGTGCTATTGAGCTTTATTTAGAGT ACAAACCACCCATAGAGGAGCTGCAGTACTTTCTGGAATTTCAAATCCCACGTGTATGGGCGCCAATTCAAAATGCACTTCCTGGACCAAGAAAAGAACCTGTTTGTCCATCTTTGCAGTTCAGCCTGATGGGTGCAAAACTTTTTGTTAGTTCCGAGCAG GTCTCAGTTGGGCGTAAACCAGTGACTGGGCTTAGGCTCTGCCTTGAAGGAAGCAAGCAGAACCGGCTGTCAATTCATTTGCAACATTTGGCATCCTTGCCAAAAATTTTACAACCTCACTGGGACACTCATGTGGCTATTGGAGCGCCCAAGTGGCAGGGCCCCGAAGAGCAGGACAGCAGGTGGTTTGAGCCTGTGAAATGGAAGAACTTCTCTCATGTTAGCACCGCCCCAATTGAGCACACGGAGTCCTGCATTGGTGACTTATCTGGTGTTCATATTGTCACCGGTGCTCAACTTGGTGTTTGGGATTTTGGAGCCAAGAGTGTCCTGTTCCTGAAATTGTTGTTCTCAAGAGTTCCAGGGTGTACAATAAGAAGGTCTGTCTGGGACCATAATCCTAGAACTGCTTGTCAGAGACTTGTCGatgcttcttcatcttcatcaacctCCTCAACAGATCTTACGAGGAAGGTTGAAGACAAAAAGCCTGAGGCTGCAAGCTTACAAGCTGGTAAGTTCAACAAAATTGTGGACCTAACGGAAATGACCAAGGGGCCACAAGATGTGCCGGGGCATTGGTTGGTCACTGGAGCTAAACTTGGAGTTGACAAGGGGAAGATTGTGCTGCGTGTAAAGTACTCGTTACTGAACTACTGA
- the LOC116247904 gene encoding ubiquinone biosynthesis O-methyltransferase, mitochondrial, protein MAFRALLRPRGLALGCRRLTSSGALFGNWDHRRPFSGESSSDASAKPPRPTQKRIVSSLKDSEISKFAAIAETWWDLEGPFKPLHALNPTRMSFIRSVLCRHFRKDPCNARPLEGLQILDVGCGGGIVSEPLARMGATVTGIDAVEKNIKIASFHSELDPVTASIEYCCSTAEQLVENQRKFDAVVALEVIEHVADPAEFCNSLANLTLTNGAMVVSTINRSMRAYATAIVAAEYILHWLPKGTHQWTSFLTPEELVLLFQRASLSVKEMAGFTYNPITGQWALSDDVNVNFIAFATKNTRCNGPS, encoded by the exons ATGGCTTTCCGGGCACTGCTTCGGCCCCGAGGGCTTGCACTGGGGTGCCGTAGACTCACCTCTTCCGGAGCTCTTTTCGGAAATTGGGATCATAGGCGTCCATTCTCGGGGGAATCCTCGTCGGACGCTTCCGCCAAACCTCCGAGGCCCACCCAAAAGCGAATCGTTTCTTCCTTGAAGGACTCGGAAATATCCAAGTTCGCAGCCATCGCAGAGACCTG GTGGGATCTTGAAGGGCCATTTAAGCCATTGCATGCTTTGAATCCAACGAGGATGTCCTTCATTCGTTCGGTCCTCTGTCGACATTTCAG GAAAGATCCATGCAACGCTAGACCTTTAGAGGGATTGCAAATTCTGGATGTTGGTTGTGGAGGTGGTATTGTTTCTGAG CCATTGGCTCGGATGGGAGCAACAGTTACAGGGATTGATGCAGTGGAGAAGAATATCAAAATAGCAAGCTTTCATTCG GAATTGGACCCAGTTACTGCATCAATCGAGTACTGTTGTTCGACAGCAG AGCAACTGGTTGAGAATCAAAGGAAATTTGATGCAGTGGTTGCACTTGAG GTGATAGAACATGTTGCCGATCCAGCAGAATTTTGCAATTCATTGGCAAATCTGACTTTAACCAATGGAGCAATGGTGGTATCAACAATCAACCGCTCAATGAGAgcatatgcaacagctattgttGCAGCAGAATACATCCTCCACTGG CTTCCAAAAGGCACACATCAGTGGACAAGTTTTCTCACTCCTGAAGAACTAGTTTTGCTCTTTCAACGTGCTTCACTATCT GTAAAGGAAATGGCTGGGTTCACATATAACCCAATAACTGGTCAATGGGCTCTTTCTGATGACGTGAATGtaaattttattgcatttgcTACCAAGAACACTAGATGTAATGGGCCCTCATAG